From the genome of Psychrobacter sp. M13:
GTGTCTCTAAACGGCAGCTCTCTATCACTATAATCATGACTATCGCCAAGGATTAGTGAACCATCTTCAGACTGAACCACAATTAGGTGAACGCCTGCTTGACGCTCTACACTTTGAATATCGTCAAGTAAGCTCTTTAGTACCTTAGCTTCAGGTAACTGAGCAAATCCATCGTAACGGGCAAAGCTCAAATCTGACATGACAGCAGCATTTAATTTAAATGCTTTTTTGGGCATGACTCGCATCATATTTAGCGTGCATATTTTAGCTTTGGTCTTAGCGAGCGCTTCTGGATATAAGCCAGTAAAATCAGCTCCTGGGCAGACCACACAGTGCTCAGCGTTAAGCACACCACGGCTGGTATGCACTTTCGGTAATTCCACCGAAGTCACCGTAGTATGGTTGTAAAAATCCACACTCTGCGCCTCTTGTAGCCAGTGAGCCAGCTTAGCGATTGCAGTATTAGATTCTACTCTGAGCTCATGTGGACTATATAAGACTCCTTCCCCCTTGTTTAGATAAGGCGCGGATTTATCAATTTCAGACTGTGTCAGTAGTCGGCACTTCTCACCCATTTCCGTCTTTAAAAAAGCTTGTGCAACATCTACCGCTTCAGGTCGCTGCATTAACATATGCAGACCGGTATGCTCTACCTGAATACCTGCTTTTGGCGCAATTTCGGCCCAAATATTACGCGAGTGCATGGCGCGTTGCCAATGCTCACCTCGACGCTGACCACTAACGGTCACAAATCCAAAATTACGCACAGAAGCATCTTTGTTCTGAGACTGGCGTTCTACAACTGCAACACTCAGCCCCTTTTTAACGGCGGCGTAGGCGCTTGCCAGCCCAACGATGCCCCCACCTACGACGACGACATCGTATTTTTTATCAGAAAGTATTTTGCTCATTGTCATATCTGCTCTTCCCATACATTTTTATTAATTAGCCCTCTACTTGCTTAACCTATGAACTAATATAGCTAAGCATGAATGAGCATTATTTTGATTGAACTAAAATTACTCACCATGGAAAAAAGCACGGTGCTTATCTAACAGCTCAGCAGTTAATGGCTCTGGATAGGTCTTAGAATTATCAATCTGATTCTCAGCAGCTACTGTCTCACCGTCATACACAATATTTGGATAAACCTCTAATAAACCTGGGCGAGCTTTAGTGACAATTAATTCAGCCATTTTCATTGCTTTAGGGTTGGTTTTCTCTCCTTTATCAATAACAGCAACCGATTCAGTCAATGTGTAATTACCTTCACTGGGATCCACAAAATCAATTGGTAAACCTTTTGCTTTATTAGCGACTGCCTGATGACGTAGTCCGAAACCGATAGGCACCTCACCTGCCATTACCTTTTTAAGAGGACCAGAGCCAGATAGCTCTAAATTAGGTCCTGCATTTTCACGAATAGCAGTCATGATTTGTTGACCTTCAGCATCGGTGCCATATTCAGCAGCAATATCCTGTACAAACAACCAACCGGTTGATGAGCCATTGGGATCAACCATAGAAATTTGATTTTTATAAATAGGATTTGCTAAGTCTTTGGCACTGGTAGGTATGGGGAGATTATTGGCTGCCATCTCTTTGGTATTGAGTAAGAGGGCACCCGTAAAGCTGAGGATCGGTGCATAGTAATTAGGCGTCGCAATCTGCGGGTTTGCCGTAAATGCTAACGCTTTAAACATTGGGTTCTTTGCTTGAGCACTTTCGATATAAAACGAGCTCATTGTCACCATATCAGCTTCAATATTTTTTCCTTCTGCTAATAGTCGTCCACCCAGCTCACCTGTTCCGAATGATTGAAATATGTATTGACCTTCAAAGCCTGCCTCATCAAGCACCTCTTGAATAACCTCGACTGCCTCTTCATCAGCATTACTATAAATAATCACCTCCTCGCCAGCCGTATCTCCCGAGCTTGACGACCCACAACCTGCTACTAAAACTCCACAAGTTAATCCCGTTATTATCGTTTTAAATAAATTCATTGTTTTCCCTGATTATTTGAGTGATTAAAGGTTAAATTAGTTCTCGTAACATCAACGCCTAAACTGTGTTGAAATATCTAAGCGACCGTCGTCACTGTGGTTTTTTTCACTTTTATTTTTGTTGTGCCGTTGATGCTTCTGGTATAAAGGTATCGCGCCACTGCGAAGAACATTAATGCCGTGATATTTGTGAGTAGCACCATCAGCGACAAGATAAAGATCTCATCAAAGCGGGCGAAGTGCTGTAATTCAACAATTTTTGTAGTCAGCACCATCGTCTTTGCACCTGAAATAAATATCACTGCACTGATGCTGACCATCGCACTGATAAAGAAGTACGAGGCCACTTCGATAAGTGTAAATATTGAGTTGGGTACAACAATTCGGCGTAAAGACTGTAGCCATGAGTCTCCAAGTAAAGAGGCAGTAGTCTCCCAGCCTAAGTTCATTTTTGATAGTGCATTTTTGCTCATGAGATAAGGTGTTGAGAAGTAATGAATGATATTACTAATCACAATAATAAAGATGGTGTTAGATATAGATGAGCCTGAGAAAACCAT
Proteins encoded in this window:
- a CDS encoding TIGR03364 family FAD-dependent oxidoreductase; protein product: MTMSKILSDKKYDVVVVGGGIVGLASAYAAVKKGLSVAVVERQSQNKDASVRNFGFVTVSGQRRGEHWQRAMHSRNIWAEIAPKAGIQVEHTGLHMLMQRPEAVDVAQAFLKTEMGEKCRLLTQSEIDKSAPYLNKGEGVLYSPHELRVESNTAIAKLAHWLQEAQSVDFYNHTTVTSVELPKVHTSRGVLNAEHCVVCPGADFTGLYPEALAKTKAKICTLNMMRVMPKKAFKLNAAVMSDLSFARYDGFAQLPEAKVLKSLLDDIQSVERQAGVHLIVVQSEDGSLILGDSHDYSDRELPFRDTRIDELIINEFKQVMDIGEIDITQHWLGVYPSADDVVFKTSPEKGVVVGAVTSGTGASTGFAFGEELIELVLESK
- a CDS encoding ABC transporter substrate-binding protein; the encoded protein is MNLFKTIITGLTCGVLVAGCGSSSSGDTAGEEVIIYSNADEEAVEVIQEVLDEAGFEGQYIFQSFGTGELGGRLLAEGKNIEADMVTMSSFYIESAQAKNPMFKALAFTANPQIATPNYYAPILSFTGALLLNTKEMAANNLPIPTSAKDLANPIYKNQISMVDPNGSSTGWLFVQDIAAEYGTDAEGQQIMTAIRENAGPNLELSGSGPLKKVMAGEVPIGFGLRHQAVANKAKGLPIDFVDPSEGNYTLTESVAVIDKGEKTNPKAMKMAELIVTKARPGLLEVYPNIVYDGETVAAENQIDNSKTYPEPLTAELLDKHRAFFHGE